TTTCCAATTAGTCTGTTTTTTTATGCATTCATTACCACAATTCttcatttgttaaaaataaattaccCTAAAACATGACtgaagctggggggggggggggggaggccgtTGGTACTCCGTCTTCCAATTGTACAAGACTAACTATTTTGAATGGTCTATCATGCCGTTGAGGGGCACTTGAGGAGATTAGTGGCAGTCTGTGTCTCATTATAACCATTATCCTCAACCTGATCCAATGACTGACAGAACCTTGAAGGTCTGAAGAAGCAGATATCTTCACACCGAATCTACACAGTGGCCATGTGTTCATGGAACAATGGAATGAACAATAGTTTACATGCATCTTTGCTGTGATGTGGTGTAATTTATACCATCAGTTCtcactgaatatttatttccAATATTTCTGGAACAAGAAGCATATTTCTCATTCTTTTACTTTGacatatatagacatatattagacatatatttaatgttattcatatatataatcTTTCGTATCTATTCTAATTAATTAATGTAGACATAACTACATGAGTACACTTATTTTGACACAAGCATGTTTCCCAACAAATGATTCCCTGATCACCCGTTAGTGTCCCGTGTTTTTGCTGTGTCCTCCACCCTGTCTTGTAACCAGGAAACCCTCCCACTGTTTAACTGTGCATTTACAGCCTGCGCACATTGTTCATGTGCACTCCATACAGTCACCACCCACTGTGGTAAAAAACACAATCAGGGGCAAATAAAAAGTCCCAGTCAGTCAGAAAAGAACGCAGGTCGGGGCTGTTTTATTGGCGTAATCCGTGGATTAACAGCTGCTCTACAAACACGCTGAGTATCCGTTGGTCTCAAGGCTGCTTGTGGTTGCTGCTCGGTGAAATTAGTCTGCTGACACATGCATccaacaacagccacaaacATTTAGCCTGCCTCAATTAGCCCAGTTGTGCCTCACCATCCTGGACAGTGAAAATCAATGGCTGACACTGACACCAACATTAAAACAAAGCCGTTCATCTTGTTAGCACAGCGGCAAATTGTCAGTGCTGCTTTAGTTTTTCTAGAGACTGAGGGACAAGTATACTGTGTTATTTGTGAGAGAAGTTGTCAATGGGCTAATTGTCTTGCATTGTCAATAGAATTAAAATATATGCATATGTTTTTTCAGCACCACTGGTGCTGAGAGAAGATGCTGGTGGTGTCGCTACTGCATCCCTGGTCAAAATCCAGATGGATGCAGTTTTCCCATTTCACTCTGCAGTAGCCCTTTGACGTTTTTATCCAGTTTAgagtttttattcattatttaaacaGTTGCACTAATTGAGATGACAGAAATAGACATATAAAGAAAGATAGCTGCAGAGATGTTTCAGGGAAAGTGAACAGAAGTGGACGAAAGAAGACAACACACCCAGGACACAAGATAAAATGTGGATTAGTAAGGAGGTCCTGTCTTTCACCCACTTTGATGAGTACATTAAAATTAAAACATTCTTAAAAAGTTTTAACGGAACCTAATTGTTTACGTGATGATAACAACTTtgaatgtttgcatgtgttgatTTAGACCAAATGTGCATAAGTTGATATtgttaaaattcccttcaaatCTACTGCCCCACATTCATTTCTTTACTTTCACCCATCAGCAACAacattgctgttgttgttgttgttgttgttgttgtggaagGTAATTCCAATGAGTGCTTTAAGTCTAAGTATTGATTAGAAATCTACACACGCTTCACTGAAAGCACTCAGCAGAGCGCAGATAAGCAGGGGTACTTTATACAGTTTGtataagggaataaaaacacaagcaaaacaTTAAATATCTTTAATTATCGGATAAGCTCATATCATTTACATACTGCATAATATAATTACCCATGTTAATTAACATAATCAGATATttataaatcacaaaaaaagaattctctGGATACAGTgcataataaaatattcatcatgGGAATAAAAGACGTTCCAATCACTTAAGCAAGATATTGATTAGACCGATCCAGCAAACAGCAGTTAGTCTCTCTGGTTTTTATCTTTCAATCCTCCAAGCTTTGTGTGGCTTAAGCAAAGTTTTTGACCCAGTTCAAAGCCCAGTGTGCACTCAGTGGAGTTTATTTCATTCACCATTTCTTTGAGCAGTCAggatgtggaaaaaaaggatGGATAAGATTCAAGGAAAGGAAATGCTCAATGGTGCCTCTTTAAGGAGTTGTCAGGTACCAAGAGACTCACGTCAGTCCCGGGATCAATCGTGCTTGTGCATACAACACGGAAAGTCTTTCTTTTACTGAAGCTTCTCTAAAAAATGTCCAAGACTAATAGAAAGAGTGGCAGAGCTGAGTGCTGATGCAGAACAGAGCAGTGGGGAATGTGAGAAGCAAATTTGCTTCATAGGAAGTTACTGTGCATGTTGCTGTGCTGCAATGGAAAAGAAGAATCTTTTGCTAACTTACTGAATTGCTTTGCATTGCTGAgattaaacatattttcaagAGATGTCGGAGGAATCAGGAAGAAGTAATACATATTTTTCCATATAATTTGTTCATAATGCAACTCAATATCTATAAGACATTACTAAATGAATCATTAATCACAAAACGTACACACTACTTCAAAGTAGTCAGATCTCAAATCCCATATGAACAGCATAATTACCTCATTATTCAGACCCACGTGTTAAAAAGGCAGTTATCTCATCTCTTTCATCTCACTTCAGTACCGCTAGAACGCCGCTAGAACGTCACTAGAACGCCACTAGAACGTTGTTTTATGTTTCCACTCGAGCTGAAGCCCACTCGCTCTCATTGTCATGGCAACCTTGTGGATATCCACTCTTCTATGTAATCACGCTGTTTGTCTTGCTGCCCAGAATAGCTGGAGGGTGCCTGGCACCTGAAGCCAAGGCAAACACACCACGCATTGGGCATCTGATACAtctttacatttacatgaaactaaaataaaaggtgtttttcaCCAGCTTGGATGAGAACGGAAGTAACACTTCCGTTCTcatccatgtacacacacagcagctattttccccttttcagaAACAATCTGGCTGCAAGGGATTCATGCTGGCACCTAGACTGTCAGTACTCATTAAATCTTGTTTTAATTAATGCCTTTAATTAATGTCCAACGGAAACAAATGAAACCTCTGGCTAGTGCATAGCTTCAAAGAGACACACTATAAACTGCAGGTTTGTTCCTggcattacatttttgtttcaccATATGGCTCTGCAAATTTggaaataaaacccaaactaGCCGAGCAGACAGTCTTTTTGGCATGCCATGCTGCGTTACAGCCAACGCATATGTTTAAAAAGGGAAGGAGGTTCAAATGACCTCATTTCTGCTGTGTAGATGATATACAATGATTGAAATAGGCGTCCAGCAATAGATACATGCTGTTCTTTTGGCATTAAAAGCATTGAAATGTAAATAACATGATCTTTACAATGTTCCAACTTGCTGAGGAGTTCAGGGTCCAGTTTGAGCCACAGTTTTCCCTTCCTGTCTTTAGGGTCAGCCTGCGGTGCCTGTTTCCGAGGTGCCGGCTTCATGGTGCTGCCTCAAAGCGAGACGGCATTGTGCGtgcatgatgtgtgtgttggcaCAGGCTGAGCTTTTCCGTCGGACCAGTGTGGTGGAAAATagaatgaaaagaaaggaaggaggaggaggaggaggaggaggaggaggaggaggaggagagagaggaattGGCTCAAACAAATAGAGATTCTGAGTTTAACATCTCACTGTAGCTGCCTGTAAACAGTCTGTACAGTTGGTTCCGGCCGGTTCAAAGATGAACCGGCTTTATTTGACCTAAAAGTCAAAATGTCATTACAAGTATTGTATGTGAATGCAAGCAGTTAGGTCTTGCATGACGTGAATGAGTCAGGACGAGGCAACAATTGAGCCAACTAGTTCACAGTAGGGTCACACTTCAAAGGCAAAGAGTTTGCATATCATTAGGTTATATGCTGAGGGGTATGCATGGGAAAAAGCCCTATTTACCACTAGCACTAGCATGTCAGTCCTTGTTTGTGCAAAGGTCAACAACAATCCTGCTCTTTCATTTCCCTGTCTTCTTCTGTGCATGGATCCTCAACTGGTGAGGATGAAAACACTTTGTCTGCAACATGCATCTCATTTGAGCACAATATCATATACAGTCAGATTATACTTTCAATATTACATCTGCAACATTCAGACTATCAACTGCATGTTTGCAAGAACAAAAAGTGTTACAGGCATGGGGCATATCAAACGTCACTTGAgtggttaaaaataaataaaaaatatattatgtatattttttacagtgcatgaaatgtataaaaaacTATGCCCAGAACTTTTAGGATCCAACACATCTCCTTTTATGGTACTGACTTTAATATGTACTAAATGTATCAAAAACTGAATTGTTTTTTGGTATTTAATCTTCACTGTATTGAAAAGTTGTGAACCATAATGCCTAGGAAGGGGTTCTGATGTGCATCTGATACCATGTGATTGATTAAATATAAGCTTTTACAGAAGGTCAAATAAGTTAAGCCACACTTTTTACCAGGTTTTCTTTTAACAAGATATCGGGTAGTGTTGCATAAAAGGTTATGCAACTATTGTGTAGTATGCTCCCTTCCATTCATCTGATGTGTTGCTTTATCCCCGCAGTATTAACATGACTAACTGGAGAGGCCGTAACGCTGTAGTGATGCGGCAGAAAACGCTTTAAAACCTTTGGGACTCTTCCATTCTCTGACAGGCCGGCTGCACTGAGGCAGGAAGTCGACTAATgtgtccccctctctctctctgagagaAAAATATTCCCTGTCATTAGTTGTGGAAACTTATGAATATCCAATAATATCAGATTTGCTAAGAAGAGTAAAGGATTCAAGGagcgtttcatttttttctctgatTGTTCCAAGCTTTTCTCATAATTTAACCAATACATCTCTCAGCAAAGAGCATGCAACATACACCCAGCTAATACATTTACCAGCCAACACTCACATAGACGGGTTGGATTTCTAAATGATGCAAGCAAAAGGGAGGAGGCAAAAACCGAGATTATCATAACAGCAGTGCAGTCATCTGAGAAGAGACGTACAGGCATATGTACTTAAGGTTCACAGCAATCAGGCACAACATCTGGACAACATCAGGAAAACGTACCGTGACAGTTGAAAGAAGGACAAAAATATTGTCTACATAGTGAATATACGATGGTTGGTTAAGCACTGGAGGTAACTggctccacacagacacagatagGAGGGTAGGAGGGTATATCATTTCTCAATGAGAGAAACCTTTACTAACCGTAGTTGCGGTATATCTTGTAATATCCGCTAGTCTTTGTCTACAAGTTTGGAGTTCACATGTTATTATCAAAAtgtgatttatatttatattttgttaataTTTGATCAAGTAACACTGTCTACAACCATCAAGATTTCTTCAGTTATATTGTCTAAGACAAAGAGTCGGTACCATACATTCAATTTGTGACTCAAACATGATGTGCTGATGCGGTGACACTTTGGTCTCTCACTAACTTAAATGCAGCACCACCAACTCTATGGGTTGCAGTCAGAAGTGGGGATAAAGGTTTACTGCAggataagttagttatcaacAACATCCCAGGGCAATATTCTTTGATTTATCCCTGGGTTTGAATCATAGCTTGGGTGTAAGCAAACGTATATCGTGTTTCATCTCTCTCACTGtgctttcaaaaagaaaagaaatccgggaacaaaaagaaaaccaatgaAAAGGGATTTTTAACTAAGCTTAACCAAATCTGGCTAAATTTGGCAAAATCCTGAAGTTTGCATCCATCTTAATACTGACATCAATGTTTTATAATAAGTAAATAAGTTAGTGCAGTCACAGCAAGAAAAGACAGGACAAAACATGTGATTCCTTGTGAGTCACACCCAGTGTCCTTCAACAAGGAGAGTCTCACTATTTCACAACAGCAGTTCAGTCCTCATTTTTTCCGTCCCTCATTGATCTGGTCTTTGATGCGACAGAGGCGTTGTTCAATACTCGCTTGAGTCTCCTCTCTTATCATCCTTCTCACAAAAATGTCACATCTTCTTGCGACTGCACCCACCGCCAGTGTGCGTCGTACTCCAGGTGCATTTTTCCGTTCATTTTGCAAGTATCGAGGTCAATCGTTCCATTTTTGTAAGTCTTGAGTTTGGGGCTCTGACCGCTTTCCCGTTTCTCGCCGATGCTCCGCGTCGGGCTGCCCGATCGTGTGACCGTCTTCCCCTGGATACCAGTGGCTTTAACAACTTTTGCCCGTGTTTTGTCCTTGAAAACGGGGCTTCCTTTACCGCTCCCCGAAGGCTTTGTCCAGATGTTTTGCTTGGGGCCCTCAGACTTGGCCTGGAGAGAGCTGACAGCAGCCGCCGGTTTTCCATTTCCCGTCACAGCGTCGCCTGAGACAGCCGTGACcccagccccccctctccccttcaccCCATTCCCAACCCCAGTTCCGTTTTCATTTTGTCCAGCCCAAATCCCACTCCCAGCCCCCAAAGCAGGCCTCATCCCGACCCCAGCGCCCCCTCCAGCTGTGCCCCCAGGGCCTCCCCCCGTCCGGCCTCCGGCGGGCGCCTCTGGAAGCGGCGCGGTGGAGCAGACGACGGACTCCGAGCTGGAGGGGCAGTACTCATCCATGTCATCCGCCAGGGTGTCCAGGTAGCTGCCGATGGAGATGTTATCCAGCTTGTCGTTGGGGTCTTGCAGGCTGCTCCAGGAACCTCTCCAGGAGGTGTCCAGGCCCTCGCCCAGGCTGTACTGGCTGCTGGTCAGGCTGCTGCAGCGGCTCGTCAGAGTGCTGCGCTCCTCCAGCAACCATTTCACCGCCTCGATGCCTTCGTGGACCGCCAGCAACTGATGTAAGATCTTCACGTCGGCCGAGCGCAAGTGAACCTGCGGAGAAACAAAGGTGTCACTGTGAAGCTTTGCAGATTACCGTAAGTGGAAGTACAATATGCCAGAGGCCCGTGGGTACGCAATTATTGTGAAGCTAGAACAgaaaaagagatggagaaaacTGAAAAGGTTACAAAATGAACATGTTATCATCAATAACTCTTCAGAAGTCGGAAAGTGTGGTACAGTGGACcacgtttgaaaaaaaagtcatttataAAGCATGCTTTATAAAAAATACTCATACTTAATATATATAGTTATGATGTCATATGttaaaatgaatgaggaaaCGATAATTCAGAAATAACAAGGTGTCTTAacgtggtgtgagtgtgtgtgtgtgtgtgtgtgtgtgtgtgtgtgtgtgtgtgtgtgtgtgtgtgtgtgtgtgtgtgtgtgtgagttgagtGGGTTTAAAAAAGCTAAACGATGAATATGAGGAATAACATGGCTGCGGCCTCGGAAAATTCCTC
This Gasterosteus aculeatus chromosome 8, fGasAcu3.hap1.1, whole genome shotgun sequence DNA region includes the following protein-coding sequences:
- the lurap1 gene encoding leucine rich adaptor protein 1, with protein sequence MDEGAANETIPDLKDIEGKIGRKTPEALLRWMREEASSLRGEVQRTRGPSEETGRKGLDEKIRTLKMEMVHLRSADVKILHQLLAVHEGIEAVKWLLEERSTLTSRCSSLTSSQYSLGEGLDTSWRGSWSSLQDPNDKLDNISIGSYLDTLADDMDEYCPSSSESVVCSTAPLPEAPAGGRTGGGPGGTAGGGAGVGMRPALGAGSGIWAGQNENGTGVGNGVKGRGGAGVTAVSGDAVTGNGKPAAAVSSLQAKSEGPKQNIWTKPSGSGKGSPVFKDKTRAKVVKATGIQGKTVTRSGSPTRSIGEKRESGQSPKLKTYKNGTIDLDTCKMNGKMHLEYDAHWRWVQSQEDVTFL